The DNA region CCTAAGCACCTTCTGCTCCCAAACCTCGTAGGTTCCCGAGCTGGTGTCCCGGCTGAGCACCACGATGGGCTTGTCCGGGCCGCCAACCTCCTTCCAGTTCCTCACCTTGCCGGTGTAGATGTTCTTCAGCTGGTCCACCGTCAAGTTGGACACCGGGTTGGATGGATGCACTATGGGGATTATGCAGTCGAAGGCCACCACATGCTTCACCGGCGTGACCCCCTTGGTCTTGGCCTTCTCTATCTCCTCCGACTTCATCTCCCGGGAGGAGTTGGCTATGTGGGTGGTCCCGTCGATCAGCGCCTTTATCCCGTTGCCGCTTCCCCCGCCGGAGACCGATATCTTCACTCCCGGGTTGGCCTTCATGAACGCCTCCGCCGCAGACTGGGCAAAGGGAAGCAAGGTGGTGGAACCGTTCATGACGATCTCCCCCGCCATGGCGGCTCCGCCAAGGACCCCCACAAGTAGTGCGGCACACAGCACCCTCAAAATCGACCTCACCTTGATCATCCTCCTCTTGATCTTACCTAGCTTGGCGATCCAAGGATACCCGCCCCACGTTGGGGCTGTCTTACCGGAACCTTAAGGTTTC from Thermanaerovibrio acidaminovorans DSM 6589 includes:
- a CDS encoding phosphate ABC transporter substrate-binding protein, translated to MIKVRSILRVLCAALLVGVLGGAAMAGEIVMNGSTTLLPFAQSAAEAFMKANPGVKISVSGGGSGNGIKALIDGTTHIANSSREMKSEEIEKAKTKGVTPVKHVVAFDCIIPIVHPSNPVSNLTVDQLKNIYTGKVRNWKEVGGPDKPIVVLSRDTSSGTYEVWEQKVLRKEPVSPRALTVASSGAMIQTVAKNPLAIGYDGIGYVDQRFVKPLKINGVDGTPTTARNGKFPTARELYMYTNGEPKGEVKAFIDFMKGPNGQRYVAKEGFVTLKP